A single window of Hymenobacter sp. APR13 DNA harbors:
- a CDS encoding FeoB-associated Cys-rich membrane protein, translating to MQTLIIGLLFAAAAFYVGRLFWRAFFDKTQAGCAKGCGGACSTLDVDRLQRTIELAAARPDAEK from the coding sequence ATGCAAACTCTCATAATCGGGCTGCTCTTTGCGGCGGCGGCGTTCTACGTGGGCCGGCTGTTCTGGCGGGCCTTCTTCGACAAAACCCAGGCCGGCTGCGCTAAAGGCTGCGGCGGGGCCTGCTCCACCCTCGACGTCGACCGGCTGCAGCGCACCATCGAGCTGGCGGCCGCCCGCCCCGACGCCGAGAAGTAG
- a CDS encoding mechanosensitive ion channel family protein, translating to MLTSLPAPMFGLTQIDKAFTMLSRKLIGWGQEFIVMLPNLLIAALVLVATLYAARLVKRGVTTVFPRISHSAALRDLVATLSYVVVLLIGLFFVLEVLNLQKTVTSLLAGVGIIGLALGFAFQDIAANFISGIILVLQRPFTVGDVIKTNDYTGLVERVSLRTTDLRQATGELVRVPNRKVFENALINFTINSFRRVDVECGVTYDADLDQVRSVALAAIREVPNLAPERQPDVMFTEFGESAIAFQVRFWVPFERQLDYVSAKSEAIVRIKRAFDAAGIVIPFPIRTLDVPETVLRRLAPPPADPPETPKA from the coding sequence TTGCTCACCTCATTACCCGCGCCCATGTTCGGCCTGACCCAGATCGACAAAGCCTTTACGATGCTGTCCCGCAAGCTGATTGGCTGGGGGCAGGAGTTCATTGTGATGCTGCCCAACCTGCTGATTGCGGCGCTGGTGCTGGTGGCCACGCTCTACGCGGCCCGGCTGGTGAAGCGCGGCGTCACGACCGTTTTTCCGCGCATCTCGCACAGCGCGGCCCTGCGCGATTTGGTGGCCACGCTCAGCTACGTGGTAGTGCTGCTGATCGGGCTGTTTTTTGTGCTGGAGGTGCTCAATCTGCAGAAAACCGTGACGTCGCTGCTGGCGGGCGTGGGCATCATCGGGCTAGCGCTGGGCTTTGCGTTTCAGGACATTGCGGCCAACTTCATCAGCGGCATCATTCTGGTGCTGCAGCGGCCCTTCACGGTCGGCGACGTTATCAAGACCAACGACTACACCGGCCTAGTAGAGCGCGTGAGTTTGCGCACCACCGACCTGCGCCAGGCTACCGGCGAGCTGGTGCGGGTACCCAACCGCAAGGTGTTCGAAAACGCCCTCATCAACTTCACCATCAACAGCTTCCGGCGCGTAGACGTGGAATGCGGCGTAACCTACGACGCCGACCTGGACCAGGTACGCAGCGTGGCGCTGGCCGCCATCCGGGAGGTACCCAACCTGGCCCCCGAGCGCCAGCCCGACGTGATGTTCACCGAATTCGGCGAGAGTGCCATTGCGTTTCAGGTGCGGTTCTGGGTGCCGTTTGAGCGGCAGCTTGATTACGTGTCGGCCAAGAGCGAGGCCATCGTGCGCATCAAGCGCGCCTTCGACGCGGCCGGCATCGTCATCCCGTTCCCGATCCGGACGTTGGACGTACCGGAAACGGTGCTGCGCCGGCTGGCCCCGCCGCCAGCTGATCCGCCGGAAACGCCGAAAGCCTAG
- a CDS encoding SPASM domain-containing protein: MASLLTDSVIFLSKATPRRVWNAAQVVGGYALSKLTGKARHWGLPVALSFEPTTSCNLRCPECPSGLRSFTRPTGMLPDELFRKTIDEVASRLWYLIFYFQGEPYLHPNFLDLVKYAADKGIYTATSTNAHYLNDHNARRTVESGLDRLIISLDGTTQEVYQQYRVGGKLDKVLEGTRNLIKWRRELKSQTPRVVFQFLVVRPNEHQMDEARQLAQELGVDDVWFKTAQIYDYQHGSPLIPTIDYYSRYENNQDGTWSIKNRLLNHCWKMWHSCVITWDGLVVPCCFDKDAEYRLGDLQTQTFRQLWHGPKYRQFRASLLKGRDQIDMCRNCTEGTKVWG, from the coding sequence ATGGCTTCTCTGCTCACCGACTCCGTTATTTTTCTTTCGAAAGCTACGCCGCGCCGCGTCTGGAATGCGGCGCAGGTGGTGGGCGGCTACGCCCTGAGCAAGCTCACGGGCAAGGCGCGCCACTGGGGCCTGCCGGTGGCCCTCAGCTTCGAGCCCACGACCAGCTGCAACCTGCGCTGCCCGGAGTGTCCCAGCGGCCTGCGCAGCTTCACCCGCCCCACCGGCATGCTGCCCGACGAGCTGTTTCGCAAGACCATCGATGAGGTGGCCTCGCGGCTGTGGTATTTGATTTTCTACTTCCAGGGCGAGCCGTATCTGCACCCAAACTTCCTGGATCTGGTGAAGTACGCCGCCGACAAAGGCATCTACACGGCCACCAGCACCAACGCCCACTACCTCAACGACCACAACGCCCGCCGCACCGTGGAGTCGGGCCTCGACCGGCTCATCATCTCCCTCGACGGCACCACCCAGGAGGTGTACCAGCAGTACCGCGTGGGTGGCAAGCTGGACAAGGTGCTGGAAGGCACCCGCAACCTGATTAAGTGGCGGCGCGAGCTGAAAAGCCAGACGCCGCGGGTGGTGTTTCAGTTTCTGGTGGTACGCCCCAACGAGCACCAGATGGACGAAGCCCGGCAGCTGGCCCAGGAGCTGGGCGTGGACGACGTGTGGTTCAAGACGGCGCAGATCTACGACTACCAGCACGGCTCGCCGCTGATTCCGACCATCGACTACTACTCGCGCTACGAAAACAACCAGGACGGCACCTGGAGCATCAAAAACCGCCTGCTCAACCACTGCTGGAAGATGTGGCACAGCTGCGTGATAACCTGGGACGGCCTGGTGGTGCCCTGCTGCTTCGATAAAGACGCCGAGTACCGCCTCGGCGACCTACAGACCCAGACTTTCCGCCAACTCTGGCACGGCCCCAAATATCGCCAGTTCCGGGCCTCCCTGCTCAAGGGCCGCGACCAGATCGATATGTGCCGCAACTGCACCGAAGGCACCAAGGTCTGGGGCTAA
- a CDS encoding TlpA family protein disulfide reductase, whose product MSYSIRFLAGWLLAAGLTTLSVGAQAQGTVTLTGKVSGRTNDTIAVSVRENPLDPKEQITYARLDEKGEFRMALKLDGPARADLVYGDDVTDLFLEPGDALDIRFRGSNMAGSVRYKGKGADANTYLTDVAEQFIENDGFQVLPDNIMLYEPGFLSFLDYRRKEENKFLKNALEDNKFSEAFRHYAQAEIDYSYANDRLTFPDLREQVVATEGRLKMSPAFYEFLNDKSLTNNAQAMQSEMYQEFLLNYVHYLANSNGKLRTHPDFYQACYDIAKTQLSGPVRPIIMGRVLQESFRFGHVKQSAAMLADFRTVDTKNRYAPVLQQDFDTHKAFAIGAPAPEFRLQTVNGDSVSLRDFRGKLVYLNFWRTTSGLSLRDLPYAADLAKKFEGKNIVFINIALDENEGAWKQLVTSKRLPGVQVRATGGMRSPILRAYALDDVPAYFLLAEDGTFLNTKPKRLSSRAAVDEIKESFGKASTYTSLLSNETAK is encoded by the coding sequence ATGTCATACTCTATTCGCTTTCTCGCCGGGTGGCTGCTGGCTGCAGGCCTCACGACCCTTTCTGTTGGGGCGCAGGCCCAGGGTACGGTTACGCTCACCGGTAAAGTAAGCGGCCGCACCAACGATACCATTGCCGTATCGGTCCGCGAAAACCCCCTCGACCCGAAAGAGCAGATCACCTACGCTCGCCTCGATGAGAAAGGCGAGTTCCGAATGGCCCTCAAGCTCGACGGCCCGGCCCGCGCCGACCTCGTCTACGGCGACGACGTAACCGACCTGTTTCTGGAGCCCGGCGACGCGCTGGATATCCGCTTCCGGGGCAGCAACATGGCCGGCTCGGTGCGCTACAAAGGCAAAGGCGCCGACGCCAACACCTACCTGACCGACGTGGCGGAGCAGTTCATTGAAAACGATGGTTTTCAGGTGCTTCCTGATAACATCATGCTCTACGAGCCTGGCTTTCTGTCGTTTCTGGACTACCGCCGCAAGGAGGAAAACAAGTTTCTGAAGAACGCGCTGGAAGACAACAAGTTCTCGGAAGCCTTCCGCCACTACGCCCAGGCTGAAATCGACTACAGCTACGCCAACGACCGGCTCACGTTCCCGGATCTGCGCGAGCAGGTGGTGGCCACCGAGGGCCGCCTGAAAATGTCGCCGGCGTTCTACGAGTTTCTCAACGACAAGAGCCTGACCAACAACGCGCAGGCCATGCAGAGTGAGATGTACCAGGAGTTTCTGCTCAACTACGTCCACTACCTGGCCAACAGCAACGGCAAGCTCCGCACCCACCCCGACTTCTACCAGGCCTGCTACGACATCGCCAAAACCCAGCTCAGCGGCCCCGTGCGGCCCATCATCATGGGCCGGGTGCTGCAGGAGTCGTTCCGGTTCGGGCACGTGAAGCAGTCGGCGGCTATGCTGGCCGATTTCCGCACCGTGGACACCAAGAACCGCTACGCGCCGGTGCTGCAGCAGGACTTCGACACCCATAAGGCCTTTGCCATTGGCGCTCCGGCCCCGGAGTTCCGGCTGCAGACCGTCAACGGCGACTCGGTGAGCTTGCGCGACTTCCGGGGCAAGCTGGTGTACCTCAACTTCTGGCGCACCACCAGCGGCCTGAGCCTCCGCGACCTGCCGTACGCTGCTGATCTGGCCAAGAAGTTTGAAGGCAAGAACATCGTGTTCATCAACATTGCCCTCGACGAAAACGAAGGCGCCTGGAAGCAGCTCGTCACCAGCAAGCGCCTGCCGGGCGTGCAGGTGCGCGCCACCGGCGGCATGCGCAGCCCCATTCTGCGCGCCTACGCCCTTGATGATGTGCCGGCCTACTTCCTGCTGGCCGAAGACGGCACCTTCCTCAACACCAAGCCCAAGCGCCTGAGCAGCCGCGCCGCCGTCGACGAAATCAAGGAGTCGTTTGGCAAGGCCAGCACCTACACCAGCCTGCTCTCCAACGAAACGGCCAAGTAA
- the radA gene encoding DNA repair protein RadA, giving the protein MAKLKTLFFCQNCGAQSAKWLGRCASCGEWNTYVEEVIQKEDNSAAGSWKASTTVGTTKAAKPRVISEIHFEEESRFDTNDGELNRVLGGGLVPGSLVLIGGEPGIGKSTLMLQIAMSLRHMKVLYISGEESEQQIKMRAERLGEQHPNCYILTETNTQNIFKQIDALQPNVVIVDSIQTLHSQLVESGAGSVSQVRECTQELLKYAKETGVPVLLIGHITKDGSIAGPKILEHMVDTVLQFEGDRHLSYRILRTTKNRFGSTSELGIYEMQGSGLRQVSNPSEILLSQRAESLSGMAIGATLEGNRPLLVEVQALVTPATYGTPQRSATGFDAKRLQMLLAVLEKRSGLRLGQHDVFLNIAGGLRLDDPALDLAVCAAVVSSLNDLPIRGEVCLAAEVGLSGEIRAVSRLDQRLSEAEKLGFAEMYISQYNARGLDLARYGIRVQPAGRLDEVLQGLFG; this is encoded by the coding sequence ATGGCCAAGCTCAAGACCTTATTTTTCTGCCAGAACTGCGGCGCTCAAAGCGCCAAGTGGCTCGGCCGCTGCGCCAGCTGCGGCGAGTGGAACACCTACGTCGAGGAAGTCATCCAGAAGGAAGACAACTCGGCGGCCGGCTCCTGGAAAGCCTCCACCACGGTGGGCACCACCAAGGCCGCCAAGCCCCGCGTCATCTCCGAGATTCACTTCGAGGAAGAGTCGCGCTTTGATACCAACGACGGCGAACTGAACCGGGTGCTGGGTGGCGGCCTCGTGCCGGGCTCTCTGGTGCTCATCGGCGGCGAGCCCGGCATCGGCAAAAGCACGCTCATGCTCCAGATTGCCATGAGTTTGCGCCACATGAAAGTGCTCTACATCTCGGGCGAGGAAAGCGAGCAGCAGATCAAGATGCGCGCCGAGCGCCTCGGCGAGCAGCACCCCAACTGCTACATCCTCACCGAAACCAACACCCAGAACATCTTCAAGCAGATCGACGCGCTGCAGCCCAACGTAGTCATCGTCGATTCCATCCAGACACTGCACTCGCAGCTGGTGGAGTCGGGGGCGGGCTCGGTGAGCCAGGTGCGCGAGTGCACCCAGGAGCTGCTCAAGTACGCCAAGGAAACCGGCGTGCCGGTGCTGCTTATCGGCCACATCACCAAAGATGGCTCCATTGCGGGCCCCAAAATTCTGGAGCACATGGTGGACACTGTGCTGCAGTTTGAGGGCGACCGGCACCTGAGCTACCGCATCCTGCGCACCACCAAAAACCGCTTCGGCAGCACCTCCGAGCTGGGCATCTACGAGATGCAGGGCTCGGGGCTGCGGCAGGTGAGCAACCCCTCGGAAATCCTGCTCTCGCAACGCGCCGAGAGTTTGAGCGGCATGGCCATCGGGGCTACGCTGGAAGGCAACCGTCCGCTGCTGGTGGAAGTGCAGGCCCTCGTGACGCCGGCCACCTACGGCACGCCCCAGCGGTCGGCTACGGGCTTCGATGCCAAGCGCTTACAGATGCTACTGGCGGTACTGGAGAAGCGTAGCGGCCTGCGCCTCGGTCAGCACGACGTGTTCCTGAACATTGCCGGCGGCCTGCGCCTCGACGACCCCGCCCTGGACTTGGCCGTGTGCGCCGCCGTGGTGTCGTCGCTCAACGATTTGCCCATCCGGGGCGAGGTGTGCCTGGCGGCCGAGGTGGGGCTGAGCGGCGAAATCCGGGCCGTGAGCCGGCTGGACCAGCGCCTGAGCGAGGCCGAGAAGCTGGGCTTCGCCGAAATGTACATCTCGCAGTACAACGCCCGCGGCCTCGATCTGGCCCGATATGGGATTCGGGTGCAGCCGGCGGGCCGCCTGGATGAAGTATTGCAGGGTTTGTTTGGATAA
- a CDS encoding phage tail protein yields the protein MRILATPAGIVPASSLPAAEPERRGWLKRLGALLGGGLLAGTAAAGTRGTASVQGLEPFIGEIMLFAGAFPPRGYAFCEGQLLSISQYTALFSILGTTYGGNGIQNFGLPDLRGRFPMHAGASTGPGLSPHALGEKAGAESVTLLSSQMPAHTHQMVATTASGTSASPDGAFLANDGRGGTQYATGTTNVALAPQSIGVAGASQPHSIMPPYLGINFCIALEGVFPTRD from the coding sequence ATGCGAATTCTCGCTACTCCTGCCGGCATTGTACCGGCCTCTTCTCTTCCTGCTGCTGAGCCCGAGCGCCGTGGCTGGCTCAAGCGCCTGGGGGCCCTGCTGGGAGGCGGCCTGCTGGCGGGCACTGCTGCCGCCGGCACCCGTGGTACGGCCTCTGTGCAAGGCCTTGAGCCCTTTATTGGTGAAATCATGCTGTTTGCCGGTGCCTTTCCACCCAGAGGATACGCGTTTTGCGAAGGTCAGCTCTTGTCTATTTCGCAGTATACCGCCCTGTTCTCTATCCTCGGAACGACATACGGCGGAAATGGTATTCAGAATTTTGGCCTACCAGACCTGCGCGGCCGTTTTCCTATGCACGCCGGCGCGTCAACAGGGCCAGGACTCAGCCCGCACGCGCTGGGTGAGAAAGCTGGCGCCGAAAGCGTAACGCTGCTTTCCAGCCAGATGCCGGCCCACACCCATCAGATGGTAGCTACCACCGCCTCTGGCACCTCGGCCTCTCCCGATGGGGCTTTTCTGGCTAATGATGGGCGCGGCGGCACGCAATACGCAACCGGCACTACCAACGTCGCGCTGGCTCCGCAGAGCATTGGGGTAGCCGGGGCGAGCCAGCCCCACTCTATCATGCCGCCGTATTTGGGCATCAACTTCTGCATTGCGCTGGAAGGGGTTTTTCCGACCCGGGACTAA
- a CDS encoding T9SS type A sorting domain-containing protein encodes MKPFYSLLALSLAAGPLAAQGLTNNGAVLTVPAGATLYVPGALNNQAGSTLSNAGTVLVGGNLTNAGTLTSAGLVRAVGTANQTLTSGGASLAQLEIANTGPAGQNVVSVPADLTITQQLTLTSGMVQTATTATVLLPNTASVSGEAPGRYVQGNLQVTRTGVNSTTNFGNGATLNPGNNLGTVTVKRTAGLLLPNVSYGQNTAAPAFQGIDRIWTITSGNNPNSAVAVTLDWLPENDNSLSSFAAMQAWQAATPSSWQKAGAQAAATTTPSSRSFSFSTTVLGLLTVSNSANPLPVELVEFTAERQGEDGLLRWTTASETNNARFEVEASADGRTFSRIGQVNGRGTTSQRSDYRFLDRNLTRYQASPVYYRLRQVDQDGTATTSPVRTVQVPGATPKLLAEAFPNPHHSGKLTLRVQAPEAGTITVRVHEATGRLLWQETQPVQAGWNEQALPRAAELPQGLYLLSVGQARQQQIVKLVRE; translated from the coding sequence ATGAAGCCTTTCTACTCTCTTCTGGCCTTGAGTTTGGCGGCCGGCCCGCTGGCGGCCCAGGGCCTGACCAACAACGGCGCTGTCCTGACGGTGCCGGCCGGCGCGACGCTCTACGTGCCGGGCGCTCTGAACAACCAGGCGGGCAGCACGCTCAGCAATGCCGGTACCGTGCTGGTCGGCGGCAATCTGACCAACGCTGGCACGCTCACGTCGGCAGGGTTGGTGCGGGCGGTGGGCACCGCCAACCAGACCCTGACCTCCGGCGGCGCCAGCCTCGCGCAGCTGGAAATAGCCAACACCGGCCCGGCGGGCCAGAACGTGGTGAGCGTTCCGGCCGACCTGACCATCACGCAGCAGCTCACGCTCACGAGCGGTATGGTGCAGACGGCCACCACCGCTACGGTGCTGCTGCCCAACACGGCCTCGGTGAGCGGGGAAGCGCCGGGCCGCTACGTGCAGGGCAACCTGCAGGTGACACGCACCGGCGTAAACAGCACCACCAACTTCGGCAACGGCGCCACGCTCAACCCCGGCAACAACCTGGGTACCGTAACGGTGAAGCGCACCGCGGGCCTGCTGCTGCCCAACGTGAGCTACGGCCAGAATACAGCGGCACCCGCCTTTCAGGGCATCGACCGGATCTGGACCATCACCAGTGGCAACAACCCCAACTCGGCCGTGGCCGTGACCCTGGACTGGCTGCCCGAGAACGACAACAGCCTGAGCAGCTTCGCGGCGATGCAGGCGTGGCAGGCTGCTACGCCTTCGTCCTGGCAGAAAGCCGGGGCGCAGGCGGCCGCCACCACTACGCCCAGCAGCCGCAGCTTCTCGTTCAGCACCACCGTGCTGGGCCTGCTCACGGTCAGCAACTCGGCCAATCCGCTGCCGGTAGAGCTGGTAGAGTTCACGGCTGAGCGCCAGGGCGAGGACGGCCTGCTGCGCTGGACTACGGCCTCGGAAACAAACAACGCCCGCTTTGAGGTGGAAGCCAGCGCCGACGGGCGCACGTTCAGCCGTATCGGGCAGGTGAATGGCCGCGGCACCACCAGCCAGCGCTCCGACTACCGTTTCCTCGACCGGAATCTGACCCGCTATCAGGCCAGCCCCGTGTATTATCGTCTGCGCCAGGTAGACCAGGATGGCACCGCCACCACTTCGCCCGTCCGGACGGTGCAGGTGCCCGGTGCCACGCCTAAGCTGCTGGCCGAGGCTTTCCCCAACCCGCATCACAGCGGCAAGCTCACGCTGCGCGTGCAGGCCCCGGAGGCCGGTACCATCACGGTGCGTGTGCACGAGGCTACCGGCCGTCTGCTGTGGCAGGAAACCCAGCCAGTGCAAGCCGGCTGGAACGAGCAGGCGCTGCCCCGCGCTGCCGAGCTGCCCCAGGGCCTGTACCTGCTATCGGTGGGCCAGGCCCGGCAGCAGCAGATTGTAAAGCTGGTGCGCGAGTAA
- a CDS encoding DUF6252 family protein, whose product MRKLFLYAALLLLSQCSKCKDNDPSPEAQLPPATQTGANTFGCLVNGEAWTPRGNNSNSNYSVSYDPGLNGGLFSLQTYRYPDKSEFFQSISLEVISNARVGSYSLPSPRRTRVVFQDTRPNCYWSSADSATTYRRGTLTITHLDLQAGIVSGTFAFTLYKPGCDSIRVTQGRFDKKL is encoded by the coding sequence ATGCGCAAACTATTCCTCTATGCGGCCCTGCTGCTGCTCTCGCAATGCTCGAAGTGCAAGGACAACGACCCCTCGCCCGAAGCCCAGCTGCCACCCGCCACCCAAACCGGCGCCAACACCTTTGGCTGCCTCGTGAATGGGGAGGCTTGGACGCCACGCGGCAACAATAGCAACTCCAACTACAGTGTGTCATATGATCCTGGACTAAATGGAGGTCTTTTTTCCTTGCAGACCTACCGGTATCCCGATAAAAGTGAATTCTTCCAATCGATTTCCCTGGAGGTTATCTCGAATGCCCGAGTCGGCAGCTATTCCTTACCAAGTCCCCGACGCACCCGCGTCGTGTTTCAAGACACTAGGCCCAATTGCTATTGGAGCAGTGCAGATAGCGCGACAACGTACCGACGCGGCACTTTGACCATCACGCACCTTGACCTGCAGGCCGGTATCGTTTCGGGCACGTTCGCCTTCACGCTCTACAAACCCGGCTGCGACTCTATCCGTGTCACGCAAGGGCGCTTCGATAAGAAGCTGTAA
- a CDS encoding RNA polymerase sigma factor — translation MLFRRRPVAAAELSDADLLRRYHAQGEVADLGVLYERHMSGVLAIARRYLRDEADAQDAVMQLFEQLVPKLRQHTVENFPPWLHATARNHCLMVLRARQRAGPALVHFSDEAGMESVAARHLTADDPADAELHEQHLQQLEHTLAELPPGQRQCLELFYLEKKSYREVAALTGFDLNAVKSHLQNGKRNLRRLLQASASDASP, via the coding sequence ATGCTGTTTCGTCGTCGTCCTGTTGCTGCTGCCGAGCTGTCCGATGCGGACTTGCTGCGGCGCTACCACGCCCAGGGCGAGGTGGCCGACCTGGGCGTGCTCTACGAGCGGCACATGAGCGGCGTGCTGGCTATTGCCCGCCGCTACCTCCGCGACGAAGCCGACGCCCAGGATGCCGTGATGCAGCTCTTCGAGCAGCTGGTGCCCAAGCTGCGCCAGCACACCGTGGAGAACTTCCCGCCCTGGCTGCACGCCACCGCCCGCAACCACTGCCTGATGGTGTTGCGGGCCCGGCAACGAGCCGGCCCCGCGCTGGTGCACTTTTCTGACGAAGCCGGTATGGAATCGGTAGCGGCCCGGCATCTGACCGCCGACGACCCCGCCGACGCCGAGCTGCACGAGCAGCACCTGCAGCAGCTGGAACACACCCTCGCCGAACTGCCCCCCGGTCAGCGCCAGTGCCTGGAGCTGTTTTACCTTGAAAAGAAAAGCTACCGCGAAGTGGCGGCCCTCACCGGCTTCGACCTCAACGCCGTAAAAAGCCACCTCCAAAACGGCAAGCGCAACCTGCGCCGCCTCCTGCAAGCCTCCGCCTCCGATGCCTCGCCCTAA
- a CDS encoding TonB family protein: protein MPRPNPTSAPSAPAGAHLPVEQLRRYVAGQLPPAEEHAVEAHTLDCAVCADMLEGLELQPAATHEASLATLRQRLHTRVAELTPEAAPEPAVVPLWAWRPLAAAAVLLISLSVMGWLAVSRFSSAPNLAARTAPKAAARQPTGEPATVQPAEPAAAASDVAVVIPPAAPASPLRRPPAAPIRQRAIVVADADVPAPAADLASGSQVSGLGSTMDVAAVAAPDTVESKSVAVAAAAAPAAAKAKMARVAGVSVTAAPAATRTIQGRITDTAGVPLPGVLITEKGVPQGVSTDQNGVFTLKTTADIGQLYISSVGYVAQTRTLRPTDSTLALALAPDSRQLSEVVVVRREAPPMLPSIGATPAGGHPALRKYLRDSLDYPQKALDERLEGTVRLQFVVGTDGKLSDFKVLRKVSPECDEEAIRLLQAGPAWFPAVQSNRRVARKVVVDVPFKIVQR from the coding sequence ATGCCTCGCCCTAACCCAACCTCCGCACCCTCTGCCCCGGCCGGCGCCCACTTGCCGGTGGAGCAGCTGCGCCGGTACGTGGCCGGGCAGCTGCCGCCCGCCGAGGAGCACGCCGTGGAAGCCCACACGCTGGATTGTGCCGTGTGCGCCGACATGCTGGAAGGCCTGGAGCTGCAGCCCGCCGCCACCCACGAGGCCAGCCTGGCCACGTTGCGCCAGCGCCTGCACACCCGCGTAGCCGAGCTGACCCCTGAAGCTGCCCCCGAACCCGCCGTAGTTCCGCTGTGGGCGTGGCGGCCGCTGGCAGCAGCGGCCGTGCTGCTAATTTCGTTGAGCGTGATGGGCTGGCTGGCAGTCAGCCGGTTCAGCAGCGCCCCCAACCTGGCGGCCCGCACAGCCCCGAAAGCCGCCGCCCGCCAACCCACTGGCGAGCCTGCCACCGTGCAGCCCGCCGAACCGGCGGCCGCCGCTTCTGATGTGGCGGTTGTAATCCCGCCCGCTGCGCCGGCCTCGCCGCTGCGGCGGCCACCGGCAGCGCCAATACGGCAGCGGGCAATAGTCGTGGCTGATGCCGACGTGCCTGCTCCGGCGGCTGACCTCGCGTCTGGCAGTCAGGTTTCCGGCCTGGGTAGCACGATGGACGTGGCTGCCGTAGCCGCGCCGGATACTGTGGAAAGTAAGTCGGTGGCGGTAGCGGCGGCCGCGGCTCCGGCAGCGGCCAAAGCTAAAATGGCCCGCGTAGCCGGCGTTTCGGTAACGGCCGCGCCGGCGGCTACACGCACGATTCAGGGCCGTATTACCGATACGGCTGGCGTGCCGCTGCCGGGTGTTCTGATAACTGAAAAAGGCGTGCCGCAAGGCGTTTCAACAGACCAGAATGGGGTCTTTACGCTAAAAACAACCGCTGATATCGGCCAGCTCTATATCAGCTCCGTCGGCTATGTCGCCCAGACCCGCACCCTGCGTCCTACTGATTCCACGCTGGCCCTGGCGCTGGCGCCGGATAGTCGGCAGCTGAGCGAGGTGGTGGTGGTGCGCCGCGAGGCACCGCCGATGCTGCCCAGCATCGGCGCCACGCCGGCTGGCGGCCACCCCGCCCTGCGCAAGTACCTGCGCGACAGCCTCGACTATCCGCAGAAAGCCCTGGACGAACGGCTGGAAGGCACCGTGCGCCTGCAGTTTGTGGTAGGCACCGATGGCAAGCTGAGCGACTTCAAGGTGCTGCGCAAAGTGTCGCCGGAGTGCGACGAAGAGGCCATCCGGCTGCTGCAGGCGGGCCCTGCCTGGTTTCCCGCCGTACAGAGCAACCGCCGCGTAGCCCGCAAGGTCGTGGTTGACGTGCCGTTCAAGATTGTGCAGCGGTAG